The Streptomyces sp. NBC_01255 genome window below encodes:
- a CDS encoding ATP-binding protein has translation MSSTRRGARLARLLAVAQLHSWDVSQDVTERGEQIVAELAANAVLHGGLPGRDFRFALALDTVVGGLRIEVTDARGDRLPVVTSPGEGDGGRGLPLVAALADHWGVVPYPPGGKTVWASLALPPAA, from the coding sequence ATCTCGTCCACTCGGCGCGGCGCGCGTCTCGCCCGGCTCCTGGCGGTGGCGCAACTCCACTCCTGGGATGTCTCGCAGGACGTCACGGAACGTGGGGAACAGATCGTCGCGGAGCTCGCCGCGAACGCCGTACTCCACGGAGGGCTTCCAGGGCGCGACTTCCGGTTCGCTCTCGCGCTCGACACGGTGGTCGGCGGGCTCCGCATCGAGGTCACCGACGCGCGGGGCGACCGGCTGCCAGTCGTGACATCGCCGGGCGAAGGCGACGGCGGCAGGGGGCTGCCGCTGGTGGCCGCCCTCGCCGACCACTGGGGAGTCGTCCCTTACCCACCCGGCGGCAAGACCGTGTGGGCATCCCTCGCCCTGCCGCCCGCCGCGTGA
- a CDS encoding competence protein CoiA family protein gives MTPYADEEDTRKVQTAVIGRAGSDMPVFLPFEPDEFDTFMRGRSREDFYCGTLLGGCGKKLTARRYTQKKCHFAHRPPVHCRRTANGESSADHLYIGKAILDWLGRQCGHPTATVTYPDLGDGPGGAIEVRFGKGRLIRVQMGRLSLRAWQADGDRLARQHPRGAHWAYGPDSGLAHNEIEATGHAIRFSCRTEGGTRKVYVGTQLPGHAVEWATLPECRLTEDGIVTPTLVARKSVPAPEGPAPVAFPLQGGAIAFTGAVEIPARQADGTRLYEADVQPEGSAVTRARIALPRQAPVPSAHLIHTLGGLAHLVPLADAHWLIRAEAATPLPHGTDPRWPDLRPPAPPRPLMGEGEMVALFRKKLEQVHRLRGRIDWETLIGRADATPGDFTPADRVRILAAVDSPHTPGTPLLSAVVQLNRETPGPAPFFSDILARLGLGADLTDARVYHAWRKAIQHRDQIPEAPGPPAVGNERQLHERKLVSALRRELMLVAKAGGRIKWSMLLQRQGVATTSVSFDAQVRMLAAVDGSYEPNGPLLSALVKAKGTNGPAPSFEKVLTELGWRPDRKTPTVTAAWRIGRDRAYEAAGRSPDHIAERSRAARVPDGMGVISRRAVRPVRQALVDAARRQVCVGWHTLAAAAGTEPGELSAEMRRAILTAVDRQPHIPGVLLSALVIGPGHTPVPYFDDILRALGRPYGLRPIELGLVRKTEQARAFAAYAPAKSTDPKGRP, from the coding sequence ATGACGCCGTACGCCGACGAGGAAGACACCCGCAAGGTCCAGACCGCCGTCATCGGCCGGGCCGGATCCGACATGCCCGTCTTCCTCCCCTTCGAACCCGACGAGTTCGACACCTTCATGCGGGGCCGTTCTCGCGAGGACTTCTACTGTGGGACCCTCCTCGGTGGCTGCGGAAAGAAGTTGACGGCCAGGCGGTACACGCAGAAGAAGTGCCACTTCGCGCACCGCCCACCCGTCCACTGCCGACGTACCGCGAACGGCGAGTCCAGCGCCGACCACCTCTACATCGGCAAGGCGATCCTGGACTGGCTGGGTCGCCAATGCGGCCACCCGACGGCGACCGTCACCTACCCGGACCTGGGCGACGGTCCCGGCGGTGCCATCGAAGTCCGGTTCGGCAAGGGGCGGCTCATCCGGGTCCAGATGGGACGGTTGTCCCTCCGTGCGTGGCAGGCCGACGGCGACCGGCTTGCCCGACAGCACCCGCGCGGCGCCCACTGGGCGTACGGACCCGACAGCGGCCTCGCCCACAACGAGATCGAGGCGACCGGCCACGCCATCCGCTTCTCCTGCCGCACCGAGGGCGGCACCCGGAAGGTGTACGTCGGTACTCAGCTCCCCGGCCACGCCGTCGAGTGGGCGACACTCCCCGAGTGCCGGCTGACGGAGGACGGCATTGTCACGCCCACCCTCGTCGCCAGGAAGTCCGTGCCTGCACCCGAGGGGCCCGCCCCGGTGGCCTTCCCCCTTCAGGGCGGAGCCATCGCCTTCACTGGCGCGGTCGAGATCCCGGCTCGCCAGGCCGACGGCACTCGCCTCTACGAGGCTGACGTTCAGCCCGAAGGCTCAGCCGTGACCCGCGCCCGGATCGCCCTTCCTCGCCAGGCCCCCGTCCCGTCGGCCCACCTGATCCATACACTCGGCGGCCTCGCCCACCTGGTCCCGCTGGCGGACGCCCACTGGCTCATACGCGCCGAGGCCGCGACCCCGCTCCCGCACGGGACGGACCCCCGCTGGCCGGACCTCCGCCCGCCCGCCCCGCCGAGGCCGCTGATGGGCGAAGGAGAAATGGTCGCCCTCTTCCGTAAGAAGCTGGAGCAGGTTCACCGCTTGCGTGGGCGTATCGACTGGGAGACATTGATCGGTCGCGCGGACGCGACACCCGGCGACTTCACCCCGGCGGACCGTGTCCGCATCCTGGCCGCGGTCGACTCGCCGCACACTCCCGGGACCCCCCTGCTCTCCGCCGTGGTGCAGCTGAACCGGGAGACCCCGGGCCCCGCCCCCTTCTTCTCGGACATCCTCGCCCGCCTCGGCCTGGGCGCGGACCTCACCGACGCCAGGGTTTACCACGCCTGGCGGAAGGCAATTCAGCACCGGGACCAGATCCCGGAAGCTCCGGGTCCGCCCGCCGTAGGCAATGAACGGCAGCTGCATGAGCGAAAGTTGGTGAGCGCCCTCCGCCGAGAGCTGATGCTCGTGGCCAAGGCTGGTGGCCGGATCAAATGGAGCATGCTCCTGCAGCGGCAGGGCGTCGCCACGACGTCGGTGTCGTTCGATGCCCAGGTCCGCATGCTCGCCGCCGTGGACGGGTCGTACGAGCCAAATGGTCCGTTGTTGTCAGCGCTGGTGAAGGCGAAAGGTACGAACGGCCCCGCCCCGTCCTTCGAGAAGGTACTGACCGAGTTGGGGTGGCGGCCGGACAGGAAGACACCCACGGTGACAGCCGCCTGGCGCATCGGGCGGGACCGTGCCTACGAGGCGGCCGGTCGTTCCCCAGACCACATCGCAGAGCGGAGCAGGGCCGCGCGGGTGCCCGACGGCATGGGCGTGATCAGCAGGAGGGCCGTGCGACCTGTACGGCAGGCTCTTGTCGATGCCGCGCGCCGTCAGGTCTGCGTCGGCTGGCACACGCTTGCCGCAGCGGCTGGAACTGAGCCGGGAGAACTCTCCGCCGAGATGCGGAGGGCCATCCTGACGGCTGTCGACAGGCAACCCCACATCCCCGGAGTGCTCCTGTCAGCCCTGGTCATCGGCCCCGGCCACACGCCTGTCCCGTACTTCGACGACATCCTCCGTGCCCTGGGCCGACCCTATGGTCTGCGCCCCATCGAACTGGGCCTGGTACGGAAGACCGAGCAAGCCCGCGCATTCGCCGCATACGCGCCCGCGAAGTCCACTGACCCCAAGGGAAGACCATGA
- a CDS encoding DUF4357 domain-containing protein, whose amino-acid sequence MSEQYDQSPEPVAYPEFLLRLPGGGPRARGRLLAEKGTNGSQKFVVLAGSPARPEVVPSFPERMPSSHRFREQLIEQGAIRESATWTGWLETDRDIECNSPSAAAEILVGRSANGWVEWKTADGHPLGDFLNHAGWGPSRAWLVRGSNVTGIDLVQRMWLPEQRVSLAATRLRQDVAQGVSKDRLRSFVEEDYESAATYNQKLELVEELHAFLSRMKPGDTVCTISRGQLYVGEVAGAMEQTVSDGGRSNLRRPVEWQARGYPYDELPEELQQKLSVQHDIVDLTVVKPLLDGLGLSDAELATEAEAAADGDASAEIEVITQRRRELELPEPGKELADDLLVHDVDWLNELRDLLWDERQLVLYGPPGTGKTFLALRLAEFLGGGPEQVKLVQFHPSYAYEDFFEGFRPREDPDTREVAFRLTAGPLRELADLASREGNRHIPHFLIIDELNRANLAKVFGELYFLLEYRNRSVRLTYSGDDFALPPNLFVIGTMNTADRSIALVDAAMRRRFAFVELSPRTEPTSGLLRRWLAAQGLDPEPADLLDALNARIDDPDFRIGPSYLMKKGVYREGGLGRTWRTKILPLLVEHHYGEGVDIQARYGLESLRRAIDPENVV is encoded by the coding sequence GTGAGCGAGCAGTACGACCAGAGTCCCGAGCCCGTGGCGTATCCGGAATTCCTGCTGCGTCTGCCCGGGGGAGGGCCCCGGGCGCGGGGGCGTCTCCTTGCGGAGAAAGGCACCAACGGCAGCCAGAAGTTCGTCGTCCTCGCGGGCTCGCCGGCACGGCCGGAGGTCGTCCCCTCCTTCCCGGAGCGGATGCCATCCTCGCACCGGTTCCGGGAGCAGCTCATCGAGCAGGGAGCGATCCGGGAATCCGCGACCTGGACGGGATGGCTGGAGACGGACCGCGACATCGAGTGCAACTCGCCGTCGGCCGCGGCGGAGATCCTCGTGGGACGTAGCGCCAACGGATGGGTGGAGTGGAAGACCGCTGACGGGCACCCACTGGGAGACTTCCTGAACCACGCCGGCTGGGGCCCCAGCCGTGCCTGGCTCGTGCGCGGGTCCAACGTCACCGGCATCGACTTGGTGCAGCGCATGTGGCTGCCGGAGCAGCGCGTCTCCCTCGCCGCCACCCGACTGCGACAGGACGTCGCCCAGGGCGTGAGCAAGGACCGGCTGCGCTCCTTCGTCGAGGAGGACTACGAGTCGGCGGCCACGTACAACCAGAAGCTGGAACTGGTGGAGGAACTGCACGCGTTCCTGTCGCGCATGAAGCCCGGCGACACCGTGTGCACGATCTCCCGGGGGCAGCTGTACGTCGGCGAGGTCGCCGGAGCCATGGAACAGACCGTCTCGGACGGGGGCCGGTCCAACCTGCGGCGGCCCGTCGAATGGCAGGCCCGCGGCTACCCGTACGACGAGCTGCCCGAGGAACTGCAGCAGAAGCTGTCGGTACAGCACGACATCGTCGACCTGACCGTGGTCAAGCCGCTCCTTGACGGCCTTGGACTCTCTGACGCCGAACTGGCCACGGAAGCCGAGGCGGCGGCCGACGGCGACGCGAGCGCCGAGATCGAGGTGATCACCCAGCGCCGGCGCGAGCTCGAACTACCCGAACCGGGAAAGGAACTGGCCGACGACCTCCTCGTCCACGACGTGGACTGGCTCAATGAACTGCGCGACCTGCTCTGGGACGAGCGGCAGCTCGTGCTCTACGGGCCGCCCGGCACGGGGAAGACCTTCCTCGCGCTCCGCCTCGCCGAGTTCCTCGGCGGCGGACCCGAGCAGGTCAAGCTCGTGCAGTTCCACCCCTCCTACGCCTACGAGGACTTCTTCGAGGGCTTCCGGCCGCGCGAGGACCCGGACACCAGGGAGGTCGCCTTCCGGCTCACGGCAGGCCCGCTGCGCGAACTCGCCGACCTCGCCTCCCGGGAGGGCAACCGGCACATCCCCCACTTCCTGATCATCGACGAGCTCAACCGCGCCAATCTGGCCAAGGTCTTCGGCGAGCTGTACTTCCTGCTGGAGTACCGCAACAGGTCGGTGCGCCTGACCTACTCCGGCGACGACTTCGCCCTGCCGCCGAACCTCTTCGTCATCGGCACCATGAACACCGCCGACCGCTCCATCGCCCTCGTCGACGCCGCCATGCGCCGCCGTTTCGCCTTCGTCGAACTGTCACCCCGCACCGAACCCACCAGCGGCCTGCTCCGGCGCTGGCTCGCGGCCCAGGGCCTGGATCCCGAACCCGCCGACCTGCTCGACGCCCTCAACGCCCGCATCGACGACCCCGATTTCCGGATCGGCCCCTCGTACCTGATGAAGAAGGGCGTCTACCGCGAAGGCGGTCTCGGCCGCACCTGGCGCACCAAGATCCTTCCCCTGCTCGTAGAGCACCACTACGGTGAAGGCGTCGACATCCAGGCCCGGTACGGGCTCGAAAGCCTGCGTAGGGCGATCGATCCGGAGAACGTGGTGTGA
- a CDS encoding DUF4352 domain-containing protein, whose translation MIPPKPTDEPTLLAAPVPAPARPRLTRRAVVLAAVWTLLVAGVSSGITAAVVGGGSGDNEGAAAPTASPSIWQDPRTYPADPPQEPEAVPSPSPTAASFSMGEKAKSGGATVVVKKVSEAAIVTLDDYDSDKILKAGRGAKFAIVETTVYNDGTESFDPVCGGGISQGLIDSEGRKFDVIEEVFLVKANHKAEACGEELQPGFKRDAVFVYKFPADASPAEWSFSGSRGMTEGDLAVVNLSGTTSS comes from the coding sequence ATGATCCCGCCCAAGCCCACCGACGAGCCCACGCTTCTCGCCGCTCCCGTTCCCGCGCCCGCCAGACCCCGGCTGACCCGTCGCGCCGTCGTCCTGGCGGCTGTCTGGACACTGCTCGTCGCCGGTGTGTCTTCCGGAATCACCGCCGCCGTTGTCGGAGGCGGCAGCGGCGACAACGAGGGCGCTGCCGCGCCGACGGCCAGTCCGTCGATATGGCAGGACCCCAGAACCTACCCCGCTGATCCCCCGCAAGAGCCGGAGGCGGTCCCCAGCCCATCGCCCACCGCTGCGAGCTTCTCCATGGGGGAGAAGGCGAAGAGCGGCGGTGCGACGGTCGTCGTCAAGAAGGTCAGTGAGGCCGCGATTGTGACCCTCGACGACTACGACTCGGACAAGATCCTCAAGGCCGGTAGGGGAGCGAAGTTCGCGATCGTGGAGACGACCGTCTACAACGACGGCACCGAGTCGTTCGACCCCGTGTGCGGTGGCGGGATCTCGCAGGGTCTCATCGACTCCGAGGGGCGGAAGTTCGACGTCATCGAAGAGGTGTTCCTGGTCAAGGCCAACCACAAGGCCGAAGCCTGCGGCGAGGAGTTGCAGCCCGGGTTCAAGCGTGACGCCGTCTTCGTCTACAAGTTCCCCGCCGACGCGAGCCCGGCCGAGTGGTCGTTCTCCGGCTCCAGGGGCATGACCGAGGGCGACCTGGCCGTCGTGAATCTCAGCGGCACCACGTCGAGTTGA
- a CDS encoding type ISP restriction/modification enzyme: MYDWLRAAVSRFGHTCKAKLSGAGSPEASIRGPLENLLQAMGEHHDLREVSWHDEFRVADLGVRPDYAVRAGGEVTGYLELKKPGLSVDPGTFARTNREQWEKLRNLPNLLYSNGTEWRLFRDGQQLGETVYFTGALHSAGDKLALADPASFDALLQMFLLWKPPRIAHVTRLVQHLAPLCRLLRSTVLEQLAAEAKSPSPDDDARARPFTGLKNEWRRLLFPSADDATFADGYAQAVTFALLLARSEGMLDNGPSLHEIGRRLDADHALMGKALQLLTDHVNERFTVTLDLLQRTIAGVDWPAIRSGNQDAYLHLYEHFLTVYDPALRQKSGSYYTPHEVVTEMVRLTEDVLRTRLGQQEGFGGEDVRIVDPAMGTGTYLHTVIERVAGWAAERHGPAMAGDAVSRLASRLYGFELQMGPFAVAELRASDILKRHESALPEGGLNLFVTDTLDNPFVEDDHLPSLYGALSDSRRRANEVKARTPVTVVIGNPPFDDKAENRGGWVEKGSGHGRPLLDDFRLPGNGRYEHMLKNMYVYFWRWAAWKVFDTHEDNRQGVVCFISPSGWTTGPGGRGMREYLRRTCDEGWVINLSPEGQRSDVATRVFPGVAQPLAICVFVRRQRGRHASDPRAVVHYRSVSGKRTEKFAALRAIELDDDNWREAHSEDVLPFTPRTQSGWDEFPALDDLFPWGSPGVKPNRSWVSAPSAETLRKRWARLVREPDPVAKAELFKETRDRTLSGKRDPLPGQPVHQRSIAQEGSTQPQAVRTALRSFDRQWLIPDHRVIDFPRPDLWAATQQTGQLFLNQQSSHEIESGPAVMATHLIPDTHHFNGRGGRVMPLLHPDGSPNVLSGLLPLLARALGRTTVDAVDLAAYVLGITGHGRFTEHFAEELLTPGVRVPLTRDPGLWGRAVALGGEVMWASTYGHRRVDHDAGRKEGGIEFLPGDPRQVRYLTPIGRAVPEKMRYDVDTRTLHVGDGTFAPVPEAVWSYDVGGMHVVTKWFGYRKARPSSKRTSPLDDIHVDVWPAEWTMELIELLSVLRRLTDLAPAQSELLHEVLAGPVLTRSQMVASCVLPVKEASRKARRPAPNGLFGEDSIS, encoded by the coding sequence GTGTACGACTGGCTGCGCGCTGCCGTTTCACGTTTCGGCCACACTTGCAAGGCGAAGCTTTCCGGCGCCGGAAGCCCGGAGGCTTCGATCCGCGGGCCGCTCGAAAACCTCCTCCAGGCCATGGGTGAACACCACGATCTCCGAGAGGTCTCCTGGCACGACGAGTTCCGTGTCGCCGATCTCGGCGTGAGACCCGACTACGCGGTACGAGCGGGTGGAGAAGTCACCGGCTACCTCGAGCTCAAGAAGCCCGGGCTGTCCGTGGACCCCGGTACCTTCGCCAGGACCAACAGGGAGCAGTGGGAGAAGCTGCGGAACCTGCCTAACCTGCTGTACTCGAACGGCACCGAATGGCGGCTCTTCCGCGACGGGCAACAGCTCGGCGAGACCGTGTACTTCACAGGCGCTCTCCACAGCGCGGGGGACAAACTCGCTCTTGCCGACCCTGCCTCTTTCGACGCGCTGCTGCAGATGTTCCTGTTGTGGAAACCGCCCCGGATCGCCCATGTCACCCGGCTCGTCCAACATCTCGCCCCGCTGTGCCGCCTGCTCAGGTCGACGGTTCTGGAACAGCTCGCCGCCGAGGCCAAGTCACCTAGTCCGGACGACGACGCGCGCGCCCGCCCGTTCACCGGTCTGAAGAACGAGTGGCGTCGGTTACTCTTCCCCTCCGCCGACGATGCCACGTTCGCCGACGGCTACGCGCAGGCCGTCACGTTCGCCCTCCTCCTGGCCCGGTCCGAGGGGATGCTCGACAACGGCCCGAGCTTGCACGAGATCGGCCGACGCCTCGATGCGGACCACGCGCTGATGGGCAAGGCGCTCCAGCTTCTGACTGACCATGTGAACGAACGGTTCACCGTCACCCTCGATCTCCTGCAGCGCACAATCGCGGGAGTCGACTGGCCGGCGATCCGCTCCGGCAACCAGGATGCCTACCTTCACCTCTATGAACACTTCCTGACCGTCTACGACCCGGCGCTGCGCCAGAAGAGCGGCTCCTACTACACGCCACACGAGGTCGTCACGGAGATGGTCCGCCTCACTGAGGACGTCCTGCGTACCCGCCTCGGGCAACAGGAAGGCTTCGGCGGCGAGGACGTACGTATCGTGGATCCGGCCATGGGAACCGGTACGTATCTGCACACCGTCATCGAGCGGGTGGCGGGGTGGGCTGCCGAACGACACGGCCCGGCCATGGCCGGGGACGCCGTTTCCCGGCTGGCAAGCCGTCTCTACGGGTTCGAACTGCAAATGGGCCCCTTCGCGGTCGCGGAGCTACGTGCTTCCGACATCCTCAAACGCCATGAGTCGGCCCTCCCCGAGGGCGGACTCAACCTTTTCGTCACCGACACCTTGGACAACCCCTTCGTCGAGGACGACCACCTCCCCTCCCTGTACGGCGCACTGTCCGACTCCAGACGCCGAGCCAATGAGGTCAAGGCGAGGACGCCCGTGACCGTCGTCATCGGCAATCCTCCCTTTGACGACAAGGCGGAGAACCGGGGCGGGTGGGTGGAGAAGGGCAGCGGCCACGGCAGGCCGCTGCTCGATGATTTCCGGCTTCCAGGCAACGGCCGATACGAGCACATGCTCAAGAACATGTACGTGTACTTCTGGCGTTGGGCGGCCTGGAAGGTGTTCGACACCCATGAAGACAACCGGCAGGGGGTTGTCTGCTTCATCTCACCCTCCGGGTGGACCACTGGGCCGGGCGGCCGTGGCATGAGGGAGTACCTGCGGCGCACCTGCGACGAGGGCTGGGTCATCAACCTCTCCCCGGAAGGCCAGCGGTCCGATGTCGCCACCCGCGTGTTCCCTGGAGTCGCCCAACCGCTCGCCATATGTGTCTTCGTGCGGAGGCAGAGGGGGCGGCATGCGTCGGATCCCAGGGCTGTTGTCCACTACCGGTCCGTTTCGGGGAAGCGGACGGAGAAGTTCGCGGCGTTACGGGCGATCGAGTTGGACGACGACAACTGGCGAGAGGCGCACAGCGAGGACGTGCTCCCGTTCACGCCGCGGACTCAGTCCGGCTGGGACGAATTCCCGGCACTGGACGACCTGTTCCCCTGGGGCAGTCCGGGGGTCAAGCCGAATCGCTCGTGGGTGAGTGCCCCGTCCGCCGAGACTCTGCGAAAGAGGTGGGCGCGATTGGTTCGGGAGCCGGATCCAGTGGCCAAGGCGGAGTTGTTCAAGGAGACTCGTGACCGGACTCTGTCCGGGAAGAGAGACCCCCTGCCCGGTCAGCCGGTCCACCAACGCTCGATCGCCCAGGAGGGGTCGACCCAGCCGCAAGCGGTCCGGACAGCTCTGCGGAGCTTCGACCGGCAGTGGCTGATTCCTGATCACCGCGTCATCGACTTCCCCCGTCCTGATCTGTGGGCTGCAACGCAACAGACTGGGCAACTCTTCCTCAACCAGCAGTCGTCCCATGAGATCGAGTCCGGCCCCGCCGTGATGGCGACCCACCTGATTCCGGACACTCACCATTTCAACGGACGCGGCGGCAGAGTGATGCCGCTTCTCCACCCCGACGGTTCACCGAACGTCCTCAGCGGCCTCCTTCCTCTACTCGCACGCGCTCTCGGCCGCACGACGGTCGACGCGGTGGATCTGGCTGCGTATGTGCTCGGCATCACCGGGCACGGCCGGTTCACTGAGCACTTCGCCGAGGAACTCCTCACCCCCGGTGTACGCGTGCCGCTGACACGCGATCCAGGGCTGTGGGGCCGGGCGGTCGCGCTGGGCGGGGAGGTGATGTGGGCATCGACGTACGGCCATCGCCGCGTGGACCACGATGCCGGACGTAAGGAAGGCGGCATCGAGTTCCTGCCAGGGGATCCTCGGCAGGTTCGCTATCTCACGCCCATCGGCCGGGCAGTTCCGGAGAAGATGCGGTACGACGTCGACACGCGAACCCTCCATGTCGGCGACGGTACGTTCGCCCCCGTGCCCGAGGCCGTCTGGTCCTATGACGTCGGTGGCATGCACGTCGTCACCAAGTGGTTCGGCTATCGCAAGGCCAGGCCCAGCAGTAAGCGCACGAGTCCGCTGGACGACATCCATGTGGATGTCTGGCCGGCCGAGTGGACGATGGAGCTCATCGAGCTGCTCTCGGTACTGCGCCGTCTCACTGACCTCGCGCCGGCCCAGAGCGAACTCCTCCACGAGGTACTGGCCGGCCCTGTCCTCACGCGGTCCCAAATGGTCGCGTCGTGTGTGCTGCCGGTCAAGGAAGCTTCGCGCAAAGCGCGCCGGCCGGCGCCGAACGGCCTGTTCGGTGAGGACTCGATCTCATGA
- a CDS encoding AAA family ATPase: MTEDTPSSPAPLHDLVLGRLLDSGLAPEAQDVVRALLPATPVGHGRRTGNVYLESVSASGWRGIGPGVTLDVPPGPGLTIVAGRNGSGKSSIAEAAEMALTGDNYRWQDRTQVWKQGWRNLHDHDSPQVSVTLSFGGAEPAGTVRRSWHGMGLADARTFVQRCDMPDAALQEVISTDDLALYRPFLPYSELGAMITASPSVLHDALSQILGLDLLGATDKKAQVLAKSLTDSVNAATAIARGVRERLSELDDPRAAEAADALAGKAPDLGRVRALLDGSTLADDEDLARLRRLAGLEAPDPHTVKMTVARLREAAAAADDARFSTAEDARQLIELLEKALDHRRRHPESADCPVCGSSGRLDRAWAARAREQVERLQAEAAAARRARQDLGAAKRAVHDLVHPVPPHLESDEPDLAPLWHDWTTCRAVADAHELAVRAERASAVLGDACAQVRDDAARRLAARNARWQTAAGQLGEWLSQAEAAEEAKPRIRHLKAVRAWLKKTTEELRDERLRPIADQSQAVWNLLCERSSVSLGAIALTGTTTSRKVVLDVSVDDIEAPAFGVMSQGELHSLALALFIPRATHENSPFRFLVIDDPVQSMDTEKVDGLAKVLDLYAQHRQVIVFTHDTRLEQAVRRLGIKATVKYVSRQTDSVVQVTDVSDPVSQALDEARAIALDPNLPSDVADRVLPAMCRVALEAAYLERARIALRAAGLDERAVEERIAAVGPLTELVALTLAPSDARLNRGDVLDSIAADYGTWAKALVLLCNEASHQAPRTPVGDRRDLVRRTERLAKAVLAR; this comes from the coding sequence ATGACCGAAGACACCCCTTCTAGCCCGGCCCCTCTCCATGACCTCGTCCTCGGTCGACTACTCGACTCCGGCCTGGCGCCCGAGGCGCAGGACGTCGTGCGAGCACTGCTGCCTGCCACTCCCGTCGGACACGGCCGGCGGACGGGAAACGTGTACCTGGAGTCGGTCTCGGCATCCGGGTGGCGCGGCATCGGCCCGGGCGTCACGCTCGACGTTCCTCCCGGTCCGGGTCTGACGATCGTGGCCGGGCGTAACGGCTCCGGGAAGTCGAGCATCGCCGAGGCGGCCGAGATGGCGCTCACCGGCGACAACTACCGCTGGCAGGACCGTACCCAGGTGTGGAAGCAGGGGTGGCGGAACCTGCATGACCACGACAGTCCGCAGGTTTCCGTCACGCTGTCCTTCGGAGGTGCCGAGCCTGCCGGCACCGTGCGCCGGAGCTGGCACGGTATGGGACTGGCGGACGCCCGCACATTTGTCCAGCGATGTGACATGCCGGATGCTGCGCTTCAGGAGGTCATCTCCACGGACGACCTGGCGCTTTACCGGCCGTTCCTGCCCTATAGCGAACTGGGTGCGATGATCACCGCTTCGCCGAGCGTGCTGCATGATGCTCTCTCGCAGATCCTCGGATTGGACCTGCTCGGCGCGACCGACAAGAAGGCCCAGGTCCTCGCCAAGTCGCTGACTGACAGTGTCAACGCGGCGACCGCGATCGCGCGAGGCGTCCGCGAGAGGCTGTCGGAACTGGACGATCCCCGTGCGGCTGAAGCGGCGGACGCTCTCGCGGGCAAGGCCCCAGACCTCGGTCGGGTGCGGGCGCTCCTTGATGGGAGCACGCTCGCCGACGACGAGGATCTGGCGCGGTTGCGCCGACTGGCAGGGCTGGAGGCGCCTGACCCGCATACCGTCAAGATGACCGTCGCCCGCCTTCGTGAGGCAGCCGCAGCGGCCGACGATGCGCGCTTCAGTACCGCCGAGGACGCACGGCAGCTCATCGAGCTGCTCGAGAAGGCTCTCGACCACCGCCGCCGTCACCCCGAGTCCGCCGACTGTCCGGTGTGCGGCAGCAGCGGCCGCCTCGACCGGGCGTGGGCGGCGCGTGCACGCGAACAGGTCGAGCGCCTCCAGGCCGAAGCCGCAGCGGCGCGGAGAGCGCGTCAGGACCTGGGCGCCGCCAAGCGGGCCGTTCACGATTTGGTGCACCCCGTGCCGCCTCACCTCGAATCGGACGAACCCGATCTCGCCCCGCTCTGGCATGACTGGACGACATGCCGGGCAGTCGCCGACGCGCACGAGTTGGCGGTGCGCGCCGAGCGGGCCTCGGCCGTCCTCGGTGACGCCTGCGCCCAGGTGCGAGACGACGCAGCCAGGCGGCTCGCTGCCCGGAACGCCCGCTGGCAGACCGCGGCCGGGCAGCTCGGGGAGTGGCTGAGCCAGGCCGAGGCCGCTGAGGAAGCGAAGCCCCGGATCCGGCATTTGAAGGCCGTGCGCGCCTGGTTGAAGAAGACGACCGAGGAACTGCGCGACGAGCGACTGCGGCCCATCGCCGACCAGTCCCAGGCCGTGTGGAACCTGCTGTGCGAGCGCAGCAGCGTCTCCCTCGGCGCGATCGCTCTCACCGGGACGACGACCAGCAGGAAAGTAGTACTCGATGTCTCGGTCGACGACATCGAAGCGCCCGCCTTCGGGGTCATGAGCCAGGGCGAACTGCACTCTCTTGCCCTGGCCTTGTTCATTCCCCGGGCCACGCACGAGAACAGCCCGTTCCGGTTCCTCGTCATCGACGACCCGGTCCAGTCCATGGACACGGAGAAGGTCGACGGACTTGCCAAGGTGCTGGATCTCTATGCCCAGCATCGGCAGGTGATCGTCTTCACCCACGACACCCGGCTCGAGCAGGCCGTCAGGCGCCTCGGCATCAAGGCCACGGTCAAGTACGTGTCGCGCCAGACCGACTCGGTAGTCCAGGTGACCGACGTGAGCGATCCGGTGTCCCAGGCGCTGGACGAAGCCCGGGCGATCGCGCTGGACCCGAACCTGCCCTCCGACGTGGCGGACCGCGTACTGCCGGCGATGTGCCGGGTCGCTCTGGAAGCCGCCTACCTCGAACGTGCCCGCATCGCGTTGCGCGCCGCGGGACTCGACGAGCGGGCCGTGGAGGAGCGGATCGCCGCCGTCGGACCGCTCACGGAGTTGGTGGCCCTCACCCTCGCCCCGTCGGACGCCCGGCTCAACCGAGGTGACGTGCTCGACAGCATCGCGGCCGATTACGGCACCTGGGCGAAGGCGCTCGTCCTTCTCTGTAACGAGGCTTCCCACCAGGCACCTCGCACCCCCGTCGGTGACCGCCGCGACCTCGTGCGACGCACCGAGCGGCTCGCCAAGGCGGTGCTCGCCCGATGA